A window of Candidatus Nealsonbacteria bacterium genomic DNA:
CTCATAGTTAGTTTGTGTGCCAACATAATTGGCAAAGGCATTAACTGGGGTGTTTCGTTGCATGCATATCCAAACATAAGCCCTTGATCACCAGCGCCTTGCTCTTTGAACTCACCTGCCCCTTCTTCAACTCCTTGGGCAATATCTGGGCTTTGTTCGTGTAGGGTCACTATAACGCCAACATCATTATAACAAAAACCGTACTCAGGTTTATCGTAGCCGATATCTTTTAACACGTTCCTCACCACTACCGGAATGTTTACATACGCTTTTGTTTTCGCCTCTCCCCCAACTAAAATCAGCCCGGTTGTACAGAAACATTCTATTCCAGCATGTGTGTCTAAATCTTGTTTCAGCATATCATCATAAATCGCATCGCTAATCTGGTCGCAAACTTTATCTGGATGACCTTCTGTTACAGATTCAGAAGTAAAAAGAAAGTTTTTCACAGTTCAATTAACAATTAACAGTAAACAGTAAACATAAATTAAACTTGTTGTCTGCTGTCTGCTAAATGCTGATTACTTATTTATTTCCAGAGCCAGGTTATTCCTCTAAATTTAGTCTGGGCAAAGAATTTTAGAAAATGATTGGTAATAATAATAGCAGAAAACATGCTAAGCAAAACTCCAAATATCAAGGTTAAAGCAAATCCCTGGACAAAGCTCGTTCCAAAGAAAAACAGAATCAAACTAACAAGGATGGTGGTTATATTACCGTCTCTAATTGATGGCCAAGCCCTTCTTACTCCTTCTTCAATGCTTATAACGAGATCTTTTCCTTCTCTCAGTTCTTCTCTCATTCTGGAAAAAATCAGAATATTGGCGTCAACTGCCATACCAATTGACAGAACAAATCCACCAATTCCAGCTAAAGTCAAAGTAACAGGAATTAGTTTAAAAATGGACAAGATTAAAACAAGATAAATCCCCAAAGCCAAAGATGCCAAAACCCCGGGCAATCTATAAAAAAGAATCATAAATAAGATTATAGCTAATGCGCCAATGATTCCCGCTTTCAAGCTTTTTTGTAAAGACATTGCCCCCAGAGTAGGGCCCACTGTCTGCTGAGAGATTAACTTTATAGGAACGGGCAAGGCCCCTGAATTTAATCTTTGGATAATTTCTTTGGCCTTACTTATATTCATGTTTCCAGTAATGACTGCCCGGCCACCGGTGATTTTTCCTTGAACAATGGGAGCATAAAAATCATTGAACGTAATTTCATTATCACCGTCTGTATCTACAATTGACATTCCGTCTAGAAAAATAGCTAAAGGTTTTCCTATATTTCTTTCGGTTATTTCCTCGAATAATTCAGTCCCTTCCTCGGTAAACTGAAGTTGAATTTGGGGTTTACTGGTAGTTTGATCAAAAGAAAGCTGAGCCTTTTCTAAATATTTTCCAGTAAGTTGGGTCGGTTTAAAATAAGGGTTTTGGAAAGCCAGGTACCAATTTTCAATCTGCTGATATTCCTCAGGGTCTTTTCCCTCTAATTCTTTCTGCTTATCTAAAATAATTTGAGTTTCTTCATTAGCTCTCTGCTCTAGAAATTCAAGATAAGGAGTTTCGCCGATTATTTTAATGGCTTCTCCAACGTCTTTTATGCCGGCCAATTCAACAATCAACCGGTAATTTTCTCCCGCTTGCTGGGTCTGAACAATGGGTTCCTGTACTCCAAAAAGATTGACCCTCCTTTCGATAACATCTCTTAGTCCCTCCATGGCTTCTACGTATCTTTCTTTTTCAACTTTAGACAAATCAGCCTCATAAACAAGATGGCTTCCTCCCTGTAAATCTAATCCTAATCTGAAGGATATTTCTGGGAAATAAGGTAAATTAAATTTGGTTTGTTCGCCAAAGCTTTGGCGAAGACGAGAATTCAGAGAATCGACTCCAGAATTAAAATATTTTGGGAAGACCAAATTCCCGGCTAAAAAAGCTAAAACCAGGATTGAAATAATGATTAAGTTTAATTTCTTTTTTGGCATGTCCCGTAGTGAAATTCCGGCTTAAATCAATGAAACGAAATCTCTGTTTATGATTTATATAATGAGGATTTTTCTCTCTTTTCTATACCCCGCCGTCCTCCGGACGAACTGTCGAAATTCTACTACGGGGTATGTTTTTTTTATTCTAAATCAATTTCTTCTATTTGAAAATAGCTAAGCTCTTTTCCATTCTTCTCTCTCGCCCCTTTTCTTTTTCTCTGCCATTACCAGCTCATCATAAATTCCGTCAATAAGGCTGTATTTTTTTGCTTCTTCTAATCCTACCCAGACAAATTGATCCGATTCCTCTTTCTGAAGCTTTATATCACCTGAAACATAATCTGCCATACAGGAGATAACAAGCGACGGACTGCCATCTTGGTGGATTGTCGCAAGGCTTGTAACATATTCGATATTATCTATGTCGATTCCTACTTCTTCTTTTACTTCTCTGCGTAATGTTCGTTCAAGAACATTGTACCAATATTGCTCCGTATCTTTCGGTAATTGAAGATAATCATCGGTTTCCATCCTGCCTCCGGGCAAGGTCCACATCCCGGGAAACCGTTCCTTGTTTGGCGAACGTCTCGTAATGAGATATCTACCGTCTTTTACGATAATTGCCGTAATCGCGACCTCATGAAGATATTTATTTTTATTTTCCATAGCACTTTCTAATTTCCTTAAAGATAACTCACGGGAATCATTGCGCTTTCTTGAAGAATCTGATCGTGGCTGCAATCTCCTCGGTGATTCCCTTAATACAATTGTAATTTTTTACCTCCTCAGTGTTCACCCAGACATAGTCCGTAAAGGCACCTTGTTCTAATTGAACTTCGCCACTTTTATATCTCGCTGCAAACTTCACAAGAAGCACGGGGATTTCATCTGGCCTTATAAAGGCGACGCTATTTACGTATAATAACTTTTTATCGATCTCTATACCCGCTTCTTCTTTCGTTTCTCTGACTAATAATTTCTCGATGGCTGCTTCATAATCAAGCACATCATCGTTTAAACGGGTAGGATGACCAATGTCTAAATCCTGCCATTCGAGTTTTCCTCCCGGCACTCCATATTTTCCCGGATGCACCTTTTCTCTGTCGCTTCTTTTCAAAATCAAACAACGCCCGTCATTTTCCCGATATATGACTACATTGGCAACAAAATAGAATAACTTGTTTTCTTTTGCGTTTTGGAGGCTTATTTTCTTAGCTGGCATGCCCCGTTAGGAAATTAAATATTTTTAGTTGCTACTAGATTTAGACCTTTGGACATCTTTATTAATTCTGGAGGAATTACAAGGAGACGCGGAGCGACGACTGGTTTGATAGATATTGTTATTTACATAATCAAGGGTTTCTGAATGGAAAATATTTGAAAATGTCTATGTCCCAAGGAAATCTAATATTGAACGCACCATCTTGTCTTATCCACGAAAACCCTCTTGTTTCCTACGGGGCATGTCTATTTTTTTATTATCTTCATTGGCCATGATCTCCCTTCGTCCTTCGGCAAGCTCAGGACTACGGACGGGCAAAGCATTTTTATTTCATCCCACATCCACATGAATTAACGCCATCCTGATAGCCTCTTTCGTATATTCTTTTCTCATCAATCTGCCTTTTGTCATAATACCAACTAATCCTTCGGCAGATCCAATCTTACGGTTTTTTGTTATTCCTGCTTTATAGGCAGCCTCGTCCATATCTAATCCGTCATTGAGTATATAATTAATAACTTCTCTCGGCGCTTCCCACGCAGAAGAAAGGCCTAAATGATATTCTTTTCCGTCAAAAATCGCACATACGCATACATCCATGTACCCTGTCTTTGTATTCGGTACTGCCATTAAACCCGACTCAATGCCAAAGCTGTAATTACAATCTTTAAAAGCATTTTTTGCCCGATTCGTCGCGCCAGATACAGTTTCTTCCAAAGACTTAGGTTGGTCGTTCACTTCCGACAGTGCTTCTGTAAGAATAATCTCAGCATCTTTCAAATGGGGATAATCCTGTAGGATTTCCTTAAGAGCGTCTATTTTGACTTGATTTTTTGAACCGATATTAATTTTCATAATTTTACTTCCCATGGCATTTTCTCGCTTTCTTAACTGTCACGCGGGAGCTTTTCTTTCTTTTTCAGCCACATTTTTTTGAAAAATGGCATTGTGAGCGTGGACAACATAAACGCCACTGCAGGAACTACTGCATTAATCCATGGTTTAGAAATCTCTATCACCCAAAGATAAACTCCGATAGCTAAGTAGGTAAATACAGTCAATAAAATTCGCCTCGTCCAGCTTGTTTCCCATGATTTATCTATCTCAACCCGCTTGTTCCTTTCTTCAATTTTTTGGACTCGTTGTTCTAAATTTTCCATGTTATTTCCCATGGCATTTCTTATACCCCAGTAGCAGAAGCTTTGCTTCGCTACGGGACTTCGTTTTTTTTTACTTACCGTGGCAGTGTTTATATTTTACTGAACGGCCATCGGGTTTTTTCGCCCCACAGGGACAAGGATCATTTCTGCCAATTTTCTTTTTGTTGGCCGTAGTTGATCGACTACCGGCTGATGCCTTTTCTCTATTTAAGTTATAATCTGTAGATTGCG
This region includes:
- the secD gene encoding protein translocase subunit SecD, with product MPKKKLNLIIISILVLAFLAGNLVFPKYFNSGVDSLNSRLRQSFGEQTKFNLPYFPEISFRLGLDLQGGSHLVYEADLSKVEKERYVEAMEGLRDVIERRVNLFGVQEPIVQTQQAGENYRLIVELAGIKDVGEAIKIIGETPYLEFLEQRANEETQIILDKQKELEGKDPEEYQQIENWYLAFQNPYFKPTQLTGKYLEKAQLSFDQTTSKPQIQLQFTEEGTELFEEITERNIGKPLAIFLDGMSIVDTDGDNEITFNDFYAPIVQGKITGGRAVITGNMNISKAKEIIQRLNSGALPVPIKLISQQTVGPTLGAMSLQKSLKAGIIGALAIILFMILFYRLPGVLASLALGIYLVLILSIFKLIPVTLTLAGIGGFVLSIGMAVDANILIFSRMREELREGKDLVISIEEGVRRAWPSIRDGNITTILVSLILFFFGTSFVQGFALTLIFGVLLSMFSAIIITNHFLKFFAQTKFRGITWLWK
- a CDS encoding NUDIX domain-containing protein, which translates into the protein MENKNKYLHEVAITAIIVKDGRYLITRRSPNKERFPGMWTLPGGRMETDDYLQLPKDTEQYWYNVLERTLRREVKEEVGIDIDNIEYVTSLATIHQDGSPSLVISCMADYVSGDIKLQKEESDQFVWVGLEEAKKYSLIDGIYDELVMAEKKKRGEREEWKRA
- a CDS encoding NUDIX domain-containing protein, with protein sequence MPAKKISLQNAKENKLFYFVANVVIYRENDGRCLILKRSDREKVHPGKYGVPGGKLEWQDLDIGHPTRLNDDVLDYEAAIEKLLVRETKEEAGIEIDKKLLYVNSVAFIRPDEIPVLLVKFAARYKSGEVQLEQGAFTDYVWVNTEEVKNYNCIKGITEEIAATIRFFKKAQ
- the yjjX gene encoding inosine/xanthosine triphosphatase codes for the protein MGSKIMKINIGSKNQVKIDALKEILQDYPHLKDAEIILTEALSEVNDQPKSLEETVSGATNRAKNAFKDCNYSFGIESGLMAVPNTKTGYMDVCVCAIFDGKEYHLGLSSAWEAPREVINYILNDGLDMDEAAYKAGITKNRKIGSAEGLVGIMTKGRLMRKEYTKEAIRMALIHVDVG